The following are from one region of the Candidatus Methylomirabilota bacterium genome:
- the pdxT gene encoding pyridoxal 5'-phosphate synthase glutaminase subunit PdxT, with translation MRIGVLALQGDFARHARALARCRGDIEVVEVRKPSELAGLDGLVVPGGESTTLLRLMEEWQFLPALEKFHAEGRPLFGTCAGAIVLAREVENPRQLSLGLIDIGIERNAYGRQRESFEAAGEALLADRRVPIEMVFIRAPRIRSLGPGVQTLASHGGDPVLVQEGSVLVGTFHPELTEDQAVHQYFCDLVARSRGR, from the coding sequence ATGAGGATCGGTGTCCTCGCGCTGCAGGGCGACTTCGCCCGGCACGCCCGGGCGCTCGCCCGGTGCCGGGGCGACATCGAGGTGGTGGAGGTCCGCAAGCCGAGCGAGCTGGCCGGCCTCGACGGCCTGGTGGTGCCGGGCGGCGAGAGCACGACGCTGCTGCGCCTCATGGAGGAGTGGCAGTTCCTGCCGGCGCTCGAGAAGTTTCACGCCGAGGGCCGGCCGCTCTTCGGCACCTGCGCCGGGGCCATCGTGCTGGCCCGGGAGGTCGAGAATCCGCGCCAGCTCTCGCTGGGGCTGATCGACATCGGCATCGAGCGCAATGCCTACGGCCGGCAGCGCGAGTCGTTCGAGGCCGCCGGCGAGGCGCTGCTGGCCGACCGCCGCGTGCCCATCGAGATGGTGTTCATCCGGGCTCCGCGGATCCGCTCACTGGGCCCCGGTGTGCAGACGCTGGCCAGCCATGGGGGCGATCCGGTCCTCGTGCAGGAGGGCAGCGTGCTGGTCGGCACGTTTCATCCGGAGCTGACCGAGGACCAGGCCGTCCATCAGTACTTCTGTGACCTGGTCGCCCGGAGCCGCGGCCGATGA
- a CDS encoding FMN-binding negative transcriptional regulator codes for MIFHDYYSDIPAAEVDRVVLAQELGRLVTVGDDGTPHIGLYPFVYEGDAVEVHLVRTDEQIADLKVRPRCLFEVDEVLAVIPSYWVNAEYAGSATAYHRTVIFECTARVIETPAAVAAQQRRLLARYQPEGGYRALDPADPLYAGALERLAAVHLTITRRRAKFKLGQNRPAEARRRVIAELRRRGRAHDGRAAEALQWTIDVQGR; via the coding sequence ATGATCTTCCACGACTACTACTCGGACATCCCGGCCGCGGAGGTGGATCGAGTCGTGCTGGCCCAGGAACTGGGTCGGCTGGTGACGGTGGGCGACGACGGCACCCCGCACATCGGCCTCTACCCGTTCGTCTACGAAGGTGACGCGGTGGAGGTGCACCTCGTGCGGACCGACGAGCAGATCGCCGATCTGAAGGTCCGGCCGCGGTGCCTGTTCGAGGTGGATGAAGTCCTGGCGGTGATTCCCTCGTACTGGGTCAACGCGGAGTACGCGGGCTCGGCCACCGCGTACCACCGTACGGTGATCTTCGAGTGCACGGCCAGGGTCATCGAGACACCGGCGGCGGTGGCGGCCCAGCAACGACGTCTCCTGGCTCGCTACCAGCCGGAAGGCGGCTACCGGGCTCTGGACCCCGCGGATCCGCTCTACGCCGGCGCGCTGGAGCGGCTGGCCGCGGTCCACTTGACCATCACGCGGCGCCGGGCCAAATTCAAGCTCGGCCAGAACCGCCCGGCGGAGGCGCGGCGTCGCGTCATCGCCGAGTTGCGCCGGCGGGGACGCGCCCATGACGGGCGGGCGGCCGAGGCGCTGCAGTGGACCATCGACGTCCAGGGGAGATGA
- the pcaD gene encoding 3-oxoadipate enol-lactonase, whose protein sequence is MKAKANGITVNYALEGPATAPVVMVSHSLAAHLGMWEPQVAALTRSFRVLRYDTRGHGGSEVVPGAYTLDQLADDAVGLLDALGTDRAQWLGLSLGGMIGQTLALRAPGRLRSLILCDTTSRVPAEAKPTWEARIRTAETQGMEPIVEPTVERWFTAPFRQRRPEVVDRVRTMIRETDPRGYAGCCHAISGLDLTDRLSAIRLPTLVIVGEEDQGTPVAAARTIHEQIKGSELVVIPSAAHLSNMEQPEAFTNAVVKFLGRVA, encoded by the coding sequence ATGAAGGCCAAGGCGAACGGGATCACCGTGAACTACGCCCTCGAGGGACCGGCGACCGCCCCCGTCGTGATGGTCAGCCACTCGCTGGCCGCCCACCTCGGCATGTGGGAGCCGCAGGTGGCCGCGCTCACCCGGAGCTTCCGCGTGTTGCGCTACGACACGCGGGGCCACGGCGGGAGCGAGGTGGTCCCCGGCGCCTACACGCTCGACCAGCTCGCCGACGATGCCGTCGGGCTTCTGGACGCGCTCGGGACCGACCGGGCCCAGTGGCTCGGCCTGTCGCTGGGCGGAATGATCGGTCAGACGCTGGCGCTCCGGGCCCCCGGCCGTCTGCGCAGCCTGATCCTCTGCGACACGACCAGCCGTGTGCCGGCCGAAGCGAAGCCCACCTGGGAAGCTCGCATCCGCACGGCCGAGACCCAGGGGATGGAGCCGATCGTCGAGCCGACCGTGGAACGGTGGTTCACCGCGCCATTCCGCCAGCGCCGGCCGGAGGTCGTCGACCGCGTCCGCACGATGATTCGCGAGACGGACCCTCGCGGCTACGCCGGCTGCTGCCACGCGATCTCCGGGCTCGACCTCACGGATCGGCTCTCGGCCATCCGCCTGCCCACGCTGGTGATCGTGGGGGAGGAGGATCAGGGCACGCCCGTGGCCGCCGCCCGGACGATTCACGAGCAGATCAAGGGCTCCGAGCTCGTGGTCATTCCCTCGGCGGCCCATCTGTCCAACATGGAGCAGCCCGAAGCCTTCACCAACGCCGTGGTGAAGTTCCTCGGCCGGGTCGCTTAG
- a CDS encoding 4Fe-4S dicluster-binding protein encodes MAALTCEVVYRGIFQKNLAARIARGIVLSSRKAGRWGIAFGRYGDSPQRNGIPAKDFAIVADTKEELEQNMARYEPKQVDVTICVDDTLAKGVESWAWYGLQPINRLTAPNGTVLMTSLQPIDALLKDIHQKDAPWTLSLLRAKASFSGLWVYKEDHTEARILGALAKIAPNFLSLDAVCQAIQESEWGSDLKVASARKAHDRLESRAIKPGQGNAETPYAFEMPRWWEMREGVTIPAIPIGKPKEGGKGYVPERNPYFKKFTTRTMRPVIDFDTCVKCNLCWIACPDSVFDVMPDGTFDANMEACCGCGVCEAVCPVENCITMVNEQLFEDNASQWEMWRKDKAGYKAWMQDKIGNKNATVRSHGFRFRGQYEQELKQDLDVGGVEITAGIPGENAEHKTV; translated from the coding sequence ATGGCAGCGTTGACGTGCGAGGTTGTCTATCGCGGCATCTTTCAAAAGAACCTCGCCGCGCGGATCGCGCGCGGCATCGTCCTCAGCTCCCGCAAGGCAGGCCGCTGGGGGATCGCGTTCGGGCGCTACGGTGACAGCCCCCAGCGCAACGGGATCCCCGCCAAGGACTTCGCCATCGTCGCCGACACCAAGGAAGAGCTCGAGCAGAACATGGCCCGCTACGAGCCCAAGCAGGTGGACGTCACCATCTGCGTGGACGACACGCTGGCCAAGGGCGTGGAATCCTGGGCCTGGTACGGGCTGCAGCCCATCAACCGACTGACCGCCCCCAACGGCACCGTCCTGATGACGTCCCTGCAGCCGATCGACGCCCTGCTCAAGGACATCCACCAGAAGGACGCCCCCTGGACGCTCAGTCTGCTCCGGGCCAAGGCCTCGTTCTCGGGCCTGTGGGTATACAAGGAAGACCACACGGAGGCCCGGATCCTCGGGGCCCTGGCCAAGATCGCTCCCAACTTCCTGAGCCTGGACGCCGTGTGTCAGGCCATCCAGGAGTCGGAGTGGGGCTCGGATCTCAAGGTGGCCTCGGCCCGCAAGGCCCACGACCGCCTGGAGTCGCGCGCGATCAAGCCCGGCCAGGGGAACGCCGAGACGCCGTATGCCTTCGAGATGCCCCGGTGGTGGGAGATGCGCGAGGGTGTCACCATTCCGGCCATCCCCATCGGCAAGCCCAAGGAGGGCGGCAAGGGCTACGTGCCGGAGCGCAATCCCTACTTCAAGAAGTTCACCACGCGCACCATGCGGCCGGTGATCGACTTCGATACCTGCGTGAAGTGCAACCTGTGCTGGATCGCCTGTCCCGACTCCGTGTTCGACGTCATGCCGGACGGCACCTTCGACGCCAACATGGAGGCCTGCTGCGGGTGCGGTGTGTGCGAGGCGGTCTGCCCGGTCGAGAACTGCATCACGATGGTGAACGAGCAGCTGTTCGAGGACAACGCCAGCCAGTGGGAGATGTGGCGCAAGGACAAGGCGGGCTACAAGGCCTGGATGCAGGACAAGATCGGCAACAAGAATGCGACGGTGCGCTCGCACGGCTTCCGGTTCCGCGGGCAGTACGAGCAGGAGCTCAAGCAGGACCTGGACGTGGGAGGCGTGGAGATCACCGCCGGCATCCCGGGCGAGAACGCCGAGCACAAGACGGTGTAG
- a CDS encoding pyruvate ferredoxin oxidoreductase has product MAVATTAARAAGEDRELLISGSEAVAEALTLADIDVVTAYPIRPYDTVMQAIAKKISGGQLVAEYIVAEGEHSQFEIVKHASTVGARVFCGSSGVGWAYAMECLVVTPPLRVPMVALVGNRALDDPGAFGVEHNDALFVRDLGWLLVWIDTSQEALDTTLIAYRVAEDRRIFLPLAISADGAFLTHSQALTLVPPKEKVDKFLPRYDRGDLQLHPDNPITVAPQANEDWVIEIRRQNDEAMKRAYTVIEEAYADFRRVFGRGPENPWFEEYMTEDADVILIGMGTISLPIKVGIRNMRAQGKKVGLVRLRWFRPFPYEQLAQSLTKAQAIGVIDRDYSFGSPFASGVVANEIRAALYNAPKRPPLLSFIGGLGGREVTLEDVYKATELCYNAAQSGKSDAKTHWLGVRE; this is encoded by the coding sequence ATGGCAGTTGCCACGACAGCGGCCCGTGCCGCCGGTGAAGACAGAGAGCTCCTGATCTCGGGCAGCGAGGCGGTGGCCGAGGCCCTGACCTTGGCCGACATCGACGTCGTCACCGCCTATCCCATCCGCCCCTACGACACGGTCATGCAGGCGATCGCCAAGAAGATCTCCGGCGGCCAGCTGGTCGCCGAGTACATCGTGGCCGAGGGTGAGCACAGCCAGTTCGAGATCGTCAAGCACGCCTCCACGGTGGGCGCCCGCGTCTTCTGCGGCTCCTCCGGGGTGGGATGGGCGTATGCGATGGAGTGCCTGGTGGTGACGCCGCCGCTGCGCGTGCCCATGGTGGCCCTCGTGGGCAACCGGGCCCTGGACGACCCCGGGGCCTTCGGCGTCGAGCACAACGATGCGCTGTTCGTCCGCGACCTGGGCTGGTTGCTGGTGTGGATCGACACCTCTCAGGAGGCGCTGGACACCACCCTCATCGCCTATCGGGTGGCCGAGGACCGCCGGATCTTCCTGCCCCTGGCCATCTCGGCCGACGGGGCGTTCCTCACGCACTCCCAGGCCCTCACGCTGGTGCCGCCCAAGGAGAAGGTCGACAAGTTCCTGCCCCGCTACGATCGGGGCGATCTGCAGCTGCATCCGGACAACCCGATCACGGTGGCGCCGCAGGCCAACGAGGACTGGGTCATCGAGATCCGGCGCCAGAACGACGAGGCCATGAAGCGGGCCTACACGGTCATCGAGGAGGCCTACGCCGACTTCCGACGGGTCTTCGGCCGGGGTCCCGAGAACCCCTGGTTCGAGGAGTACATGACCGAGGACGCCGACGTGATCCTGATCGGCATGGGCACGATCTCGCTGCCCATCAAGGTCGGCATCCGCAATATGCGGGCGCAGGGCAAGAAAGTGGGGCTGGTGCGGCTGCGCTGGTTCCGCCCCTTCCCCTACGAGCAGCTGGCCCAGAGCCTGACGAAGGCCCAGGCCATCGGCGTCATCGACCGCGACTACTCGTTCGGCTCACCGTTCGCTTCGGGTGTGGTGGCCAACGAGATCCGTGCCGCCCTCTACAACGCGCCCAAGCGGCCCCCGTTGCTCAGCTTCATCGGCGGTCTAGGCGGGCGAGAAGTGACACTGGAGGACGTCTACAAGGCGACCGAGCTTTGCTACAATGCGGCGCAATCCGGCAAATCCGACGCGAAGACCCACTGGCTCGGGGTCCGGGAATAG
- a CDS encoding thiamine pyrophosphate-dependent enzyme: protein MAETTFSNATQILEPFKGIKRVTIEEYFTSGHRTCQGCESALVMKLMVKAAGPRTIVLGSTGCMYVANTTYYTTPWVVPWMHTQLGSSGSAALGTAAGLKALMRKGKMKAEPINVIAFCGDGGGADMGVGAISATLTHREYNSLILLYDNESYANTDIQLSGMTPYGAHTTFSPPGKAKRIMHTRWKKNMAGMMAAGHPECRYVATVCASYAVEMMNKVRRALSIGGPTFIHSLDPCPKGWDYDPMLSHELGELAVETGLFPLYEVDDGNVKYYGKTKAITEGRQRKPVREYLLKQGRFAHFTEEDLAYFQAKVDEMWDKWEIPGVVPFRRIDAAKATLAAK from the coding sequence ATGGCGGAGACGACGTTCTCGAACGCGACGCAGATCCTCGAACCGTTCAAGGGGATCAAGCGGGTCACCATCGAGGAGTACTTCACCTCCGGGCACCGCACGTGTCAGGGGTGCGAGTCCGCGCTGGTCATGAAGCTGATGGTGAAGGCGGCCGGTCCCCGGACGATCGTGCTCGGCTCGACCGGGTGCATGTACGTGGCCAACACCACGTACTACACCACTCCCTGGGTGGTGCCGTGGATGCACACGCAGCTGGGCTCCTCGGGGTCCGCGGCGCTGGGGACGGCCGCCGGCCTCAAGGCGCTCATGCGCAAGGGCAAGATGAAGGCCGAGCCCATCAACGTGATCGCCTTCTGCGGTGACGGTGGCGGGGCCGACATGGGTGTGGGCGCGATCTCGGCGACCTTGACCCATCGGGAGTACAACTCCCTGATCCTGCTCTACGACAACGAGTCGTATGCCAACACCGACATCCAGTTGTCGGGGATGACGCCCTACGGCGCCCATACCACGTTCAGCCCGCCCGGCAAGGCCAAGCGCATCATGCACACCCGCTGGAAGAAGAACATGGCCGGCATGATGGCCGCCGGCCACCCCGAGTGCCGGTACGTGGCCACGGTATGCGCCTCCTACGCGGTGGAGATGATGAACAAGGTGCGGCGGGCGCTCAGCATCGGCGGCCCGACCTTCATACACTCGCTCGACCCGTGCCCCAAGGGCTGGGACTACGATCCGATGCTCTCGCATGAGCTGGGCGAGCTGGCGGTGGAGACCGGCCTCTTCCCGCTCTACGAGGTCGATGACGGCAACGTGAAATACTACGGCAAGACCAAGGCGATCACCGAGGGTCGCCAGCGCAAGCCGGTCCGCGAGTACCTCCTCAAGCAGGGCCGCTTCGCGCACTTCACCGAAGAGGACCTCGCCTACTTCCAAGCCAAAGTCGACGAGATGTGGGACAAGTGGGAGATCCCCGGTGTCGTCCCGTTCCGGCGGATCGACGCGGCCAAGGCAACGTTGGCCGCGAAGTAG
- a CDS encoding tripartite tricarboxylate transporter substrate binding protein: MTRDWRVLLCWAVLLAVGAVAGPAAAWEPSKPIEFVIPAGTGGGADQMARLIAGLAEKHKLTPRPLVVVNKSGGAGAEGFMHVKGKKGDAHTIIITLSNLFTTPLATGTPFNWRDYTPIARMALDRFILWVNAETPYKTAKEYVEAVKKSPGMKMGGTGSKQEDQIITVQLEQALGLKFTYVPFKGGGTVCVNLVGKHVDSTVNNPIECVSHWKAGRVRPLAVFDPERVPDKDWKEIPTVKEALGLDIQYNMLRGIFGPPDMPKEAVDWYIGFLKKVYDTPEFQDYLHKGALKGSFATGAEYVKWVEGAEQLHKELMAKGGLVKK, encoded by the coding sequence ATGACCCGTGACTGGCGTGTCCTGCTGTGTTGGGCCGTGCTCCTGGCGGTCGGCGCGGTGGCCGGACCGGCCGCCGCCTGGGAGCCGTCGAAGCCGATCGAGTTCGTGATCCCGGCCGGCACCGGCGGCGGCGCCGACCAGATGGCTCGGCTCATCGCCGGCCTCGCCGAGAAGCACAAGCTCACGCCGCGGCCCCTGGTGGTCGTCAACAAGTCCGGAGGAGCCGGCGCCGAGGGGTTCATGCACGTGAAGGGTAAGAAGGGCGACGCCCACACGATCATCATCACGCTGTCGAACCTCTTCACGACCCCGCTGGCCACCGGGACGCCGTTCAACTGGCGCGATTACACGCCCATCGCGCGCATGGCTCTCGATCGTTTCATCCTGTGGGTCAACGCCGAGACTCCCTACAAGACGGCCAAGGAGTACGTCGAGGCCGTGAAGAAGAGCCCGGGCATGAAGATGGGCGGCACCGGCTCCAAGCAGGAAGACCAGATCATCACGGTCCAGCTGGAGCAGGCCCTGGGGCTCAAGTTCACGTACGTGCCGTTCAAGGGCGGGGGCACCGTGTGCGTGAACCTCGTGGGCAAGCACGTCGATTCCACGGTGAACAACCCCATCGAGTGCGTGAGCCACTGGAAGGCCGGGCGCGTCCGGCCCCTGGCCGTCTTCGACCCCGAGCGCGTTCCCGACAAGGACTGGAAGGAGATCCCCACCGTCAAGGAGGCGCTCGGCCTCGACATCCAGTACAACATGCTGCGCGGCATCTTCGGTCCCCCGGACATGCCGAAAGAGGCCGTCGACTGGTACATCGGCTTCCTCAAGAAGGTGTATGACACCCCGGAGTTCCAGGACTACCTGCACAAGGGCGCCCTCAAGGGCTCGTTCGCGACGGGCGCCGAATACGTCAAGTGGGTCGAGGGGGCTGAGCAGCTCCACAAGGAGTTGATGGCGAAGGGCGGGCTCGTCAAGAAGTAG